Proteins from one Malaya genurostris strain Urasoe2022 chromosome 2, Malgen_1.1, whole genome shotgun sequence genomic window:
- the LOC131432863 gene encoding uncharacterized protein LOC131432863 isoform X2 has product MAQMSMASIIEPYRKGTPFSDWIDRLEFCFTANNITADLKKAHFFTLSGPFVFAELKLLYPTGNLNDLSYEDMIKKLRTRLDKKPSGLVQRLRFSNRVQHPDESLEDYVLAVKLQAEFCSFDTFKDQAVRDRIISGITDTALQEKILNEEEDLSAEATEKIILTWQMAKSNAKSLGIGGKPETIASINPTNSPRGKVWQKLMNAYCNSQAANNFSTPNSSRGPVKSRLGYRQYGRGEIPKSHLNGSERLYERKKIDYSRLTCDFCGVKGHIKKKCFKLKNLKRDAVKFVDTYEKPGTSQSKSLNEIFSRMSTREDSEDEPDADYNWKRAGNGTPFPNTD; this is encoded by the exons ATGGCTCAAATGAGCATGGCCTCGATTATCGAACCGTATAGGAAGGGTACGCCCTTTAGCGATTGGATAGATCGTTTGGAATTTTGTTTTACCGCAAATAATATTACTGCTGAtttaaaaaaagctcattttttcactcTGAGTGGTCCGTTTGTGTTTGCAGAACTTAAGCTTTTGTATCCTACGGGGAATTTGAACGATTTGTCGTATGAGGACATGATAAAAAAGTTAAGAACACGCCTTGACAAAAAACCGTCTGGTTTAGTACAGCGGTTGAGATTTTCGAATAGGGTGCAGCACCCTGATGAATCCTTAGAGGATTATGTCCTCGCAGTGAAGCTCCAGGCTGAATTCTGTTCTTTTGATACTTTTAAGGACCAGGCCGTAAGAGATAGAATTATCTCGGGTATAACAGATACAGCCCTACaggaaaaaattctaaatgagGAGGAAGACTTAAGCGCTGAAGCCACAGAGAAGATTATACTGACATGGCAAATGGCCAAGTCAAACGCCAAATCGCTGGGAATAGGGGGTAAACCTGAGACAATAGCATCGATTAACCCAACAAATTCTCCTCGTGGAAAGGTTTGGCAAAAACTTATGAATGCTTACTGCAATTCGCAAGCTGCTAATAATTTTAGCACTCCCAACTCATCCAGGGGTCCGGTAAAATCTAGATTAGGTTACAGACAGTATGGTCGAGGGGAAATACCCAAATCTCATTTGAATGGTTCGGAAAGATTATATGAACGTAAGAAGATAGATTATTCTAGATTGACATGCGATTTTTGCGGAGTAAAGggccatattaaaaaaaaatgcttcaaatTGAAAAACCTAAAAAGGGATGCGGTAAAATTCGTCGATACCTATGAGAAGCCTGGGACCAGCCAAAGCAAATCGTTGAACGAGATTTTCAGCCGGATGTCAACACGGGAGGACAGCGAAGACGAACCTGATGCAG ATTACAATTGGAAGCGTGCCGGTAATGGCACACCGTTCCCAAATACGGATTAG
- the LOC131429067 gene encoding uncharacterized protein K02A2.6-like, whose product MAQGERAAAAEAASAAPNFVMEPYDKEKCKWSRWVKRLEGSFRMFNVPQNRRMDYLLHYMGAATYDILCDHISPIDPETKTYEEIIAILGEFFDPEPLEMVQVWKFRTRTQKAGETVKEFVTELQRDAKSCKFEDYLKKELRNQLVFGIQSKRIRSRLIEEKDLTFEKALEIALALEASGEGAEIFEKRSLDVNFTEKRAIKTSNTSAKKCYRCGSETHLASTYRHKDTICSFCNKPGHLQRVCLKFKSQGEHVKKDKQIKMKRNMHTNLIADESNLDETQGEIEISDVDEVLTLEICKMEESKSLSKVILPLNINKKVIKFEVDCGSPVALMSLGDKRVYLNEIPLMKTDVELFSYCGNKIEVYGYMKVNVQYNGGSNWLRLFIVKTHRHPLLGREWMRELNVDWNDVIRNPTSCVGAIKVHIPDKPLSSAVKNLIDNFPRVFDPAVGTMRGIEATLHIKPNSKPVFMKARTIPFAIRDTVEGEIANMVKNGILKKVERSAWATPVVPVMKSANRVRLCGDYKVTVNKCLLVDEHPLPTIDELFSNMAGGQKFSKLDLAQAYLQMEVREKDRELLTLNTHLGLYQPTRLMYGVSSAPAIFQREISQLLGDIPGVSVFLDDIKVTGPDDESHLRRLRMILKKLDDHGLRLNVAKCEFFADRIEYCGFVIDREGIRKMKTKMDAIQEMPRPRNREQVRAFVGLINYYGRFMKNLSSRIYPINNLLKENVPFLWNDDCDKAFCWVKNEIQSDSVLVHYDPKLPLVLATDASPYGVGAVLSHLYPDGTERPIHYASQTLNISQQNYIQVDKEAYAIIFGVKKFYQYIYGRKFILVTDNKAVTQILAPHKGLPALSALRMQHYAVFLESFDYEIRFRPSKENANADAMSRLPIHDSNNLHRIEEVDLVEINQIETLPVTAEDLAKCTKDDSSVENLIQGLKFGRTVEGRDRFGINQCEFSIQKGCLMRGIRVYIPPKLRRPVLEELHLGHFGISRMKSLARSYCWWETVDCDIEKLAKDCCECARVQKNPTKVSTHCWEKATEPFQRIHVDFAGPFQGLYFFVIVDSFTKWPEVKIVPNMTADITIDRLQEYFVTYGVPSIIVSDRGVQFTSDQFGAFLKRNHITHKMGAPYHPATNGQAERFIQTFKEKLKALNCERKEIQFELYKILMAYRRSVHPTTQTSPSMLVFGRQIKSRLDMLIPTSIPEDSYREEVGDRRFAINDRVAVRDYLGSSKWQFGTVTEQMGKLHYMIELDDGRIWKRHVDQMRSGPVKPNIGIDPGVKINDRPREVTVPSYLNQLVSDYEKTNKVQTTTIPSTQPEEGHAESSRETVEVVRRETGKKQQVPDKSTVEVPRRSTRVSKPPTRLDL is encoded by the coding sequence ATGGCGCAGGGAGAGCGAGCTGCTGCAGCTGAAGCTGCGTCGGCTGCACCAAATTTTGTCATGGAACCGTACGATAAAGAAAAATGCAAATGGTCTAGATGGGTGAAACGATTGGAAGGGAGTTTTCGGATGTTTAACGTACCGCAAAATCGCCGAATGGATTATCTTTTACACTATATGGGTGCCGCAACGTATGATATACTTTGTGATCACATTAGTCCCATCGATCCAGAAACCAAAACATATGAGGAGATTATTGCTATATTAGGAGAATTTTTCGATCCGGAACCGCTCGAAATGGTACAAGTTTGGAAGTTTCGCACCCGAACACAAAAAGCGGGAGAAACCGTGAAAGAATTCGTAACGGAACTACAGCGCGACGCGAAATCGTGCAAATTTGAGGACTACTTGAAAAAGGAACTACGGAACCAACTAGTGTTTGGTATTCAATCGAAACGTATTCGGTCACGACTTATCGAGGAAAAGGACCTAACGTTTGAAAAAGCCTTAGAAATAGCACTCGCTTTAGAAGCGTCGGGAGAGGGCGcggaaattttcgagaaacgttcgTTAGATGTTAACTTCACGGAAAAGCGTGCAATTAAGACATCTAATACATCTGCAAAAAAATGCTACCGGTGTGGAAGTGAAACACACTTGGCGAGTACTTACCGTCACAAGGATACTATTTGTAGTTTTTGCAACAAGCCTGGACACCTGCAGAGAGTGTGTCTTAAATTCAAATCACAAGGAGAACATGTGAAGAAGGACAAACAgataaaaatgaaaagaaatatGCATACTAATTTGATAGCTGATGAAAGCAATCTTGATGAGACACAGGGTGAAATCGAAATATCGGATGTTGATGAAGTTCTCACGCTTGAAATATGTAAAATGGAAGAATCAAAGTCACTCTCAAAAGTTATTTTACCGctgaatataaacaaaaaagttATCAAATTCGAAGTAGATTGTGGATCTCCTGTGGCGCTCATGAGCCTCGGCGACAAGAGGGTCTATTTAAATGAAATACCATTGATGAAGACTGATGTAGAGTTGTTTAGCTATTGTGGAAATAAAATCGAAGTTTATGGGTATATGAAAGTGAATGTACAGTACAACGGTGGTTCGAACTGGTTACGGTTGTTCATTGTAAAAACGCATCGCCACCCGCTGCTAGGGCGTGAATGGATGCGTGAGCTGAATGTCGACTGGAATGATGTCATACGGAATCCAACATCTTGCGTTGGAGCTATTAAAGTTCACATCCCTGATAAACCGTTGTCTAGTGCAGTAAAGAATCTAATAGATAATTTTCCGCGGGTGTTTGATCCGGCGGTGGGTACTATGCGGGGTATTGAAGCGACACTACACATTAAACCGAATAGCAAGCCTGTATTCATGAAAGCACGTACTATTCCTTTTGCAATTCGTGACACCGTGGAAGGTGAAATAGCAAATATGGTCAAAAACGGAATCCTGAAGAAGGTGGAACGTAGTGCTTGGGCAACACCAGTAGTTCCTGTTATGAAATCAGCTAATCGAGTGCGTTTATGCGGAGACTACAAGGTGACGGTGAACAAATGTCTCTTAGTTGACGAGCATCCCTTACCGACCATTGACGAGTTGTTCTCAAACATGGCGGGCGGTCAGAAGTTTTCAAAATTAGATTTAGCACAGGCTTACCTCCAAATGGAAGTTCGAGAAAAGGACCGTGAACTTTTGACGCTAAATACACATCTTGGACTTTACCAACCAACACGTCTCATGTACGGCGTGTCTTCTGCACCAGCGATTTTCCAACGTGAAATTTCACAGTTGCTTGGAGATATTCCCGGAGTATCAGTTTTCTTAGATGACATTAAAGTGACTGGTCCAGACGATGAATCACATTTACGGCGACTTAGAATGATTCTGAAGAAATTAGACGACCACGGATTACGATTAAACGTGGCGAAGTGTGAGTTTTTCGCTGATCGCATCGAATACTGCGGTTTCGTAATTGATAGAGAAGGTATTCGGAAAATGAAAACCAAAATGGATGCTATCCAGGAGATGCCTAGACCTCGAAACCGGGAACAAGTTCGAGCGTTCGTAGGTCTAATAAACTATTATGGGCGATTCATGAAGAATCTTAGCTCTCGGATTTACCCCATAAACAACTTGTTGAAGGAGAATGTGCCGTTCCTGTGGAATGACGATTGTGATAAGGCGTTTTGCTGGGTCAAAAATGAAATCCAGTCAGATAGTGTTCTAGTACATTACGATCCTAAACTTCCACTTGTACTTGCAACCGATGCATCGCCTTATGGTGTGGGTGCCGTATTGAGCCACCTGTACCCGGATGGAACAGAACGACCGATACATTACGCGTCGCAAACACTAAATATATCTCAACAAAACTATATACAAGTCGACAAAGAGGCGTATGCAATCATTTTTGGTGTGAAAAAGTTTTACCAATATATTTATGGTCGAAAGTTCATTCTTGTAACCGATAACAAAGCTGTTACTCAGATCTTGGCACCTCACAAAGGACTTCCGGCCCTCAGTGCTTTACGAATGCAGCATTATGCTGTCTTCCTCGAGTCTTTCGATTATGAAATACGTTTCCGGCCTTCGAAGGAGAATGCAAATGCGGATGCGATGTCTCGGTTACCAATTCATGATTCGAACAACCTACACCGAATCGAGGAAGTGGACCtcgtcgaaataaatcaaatcGAAACCTTACCTGTTACAGCAGAAGACCTGGCGAAATGCACAAAAGATGACTCTAGCGTGGAAAATCTGATTCAAGGACTGAaattcggaagaactgttgaaGGTCGGGATAGATTCGGTATCAACCAGTGTGAGTTCTCAATACAGAAGGGTTGTCTGATGAGGGGCATAAGAGTCTACATCCCTCCCAAGCTACGGCGACCAGTGCTTGAAGAACTGCATTTAGGACACTTTGGTATATCCAGAATGAAATCATTGGCACGATCGTATTGCTGGTGGGAAACTGTTGATTGTGACATTGAGAAATTAGCAAAAGACTGCTGTGAGTGTGCCAGAGTACAGAAAAATCCCACGAAGGTTTCAACGCACTGCTGGGAAAAAGCCACAGAACCATTCCAACGGATTCACGTGGATTTTGCGGGACCATTCCAAGGATTGTACTTTTTCGTGATCGTTGATTCATTTACAAAATGGCCAGAAGTTAAGATTGTCCCTAATATGACAGCAGATATTACTATCGATCGTTTACAAGAATATTTTGTGACCTATGGAGTACCTTCCATTATTGTCAGTGATCGTGGAGTACAGTTTACGTCAGACCAGTTCGGGGCATTCTTGAAGCGAAACCACATCACACACAAAATGGGAGCTCCATATCACCCGGCTACAAATGGCCAAGCGGAACGATTCATTCAGACtttcaaagaaaaattgaaGGCTTTGAATTGTGAGCGGAAAGAAATCCAGTTTGAGCTCTATAAAATCCTGATGGCCTACCGGAGAAGTGTACACCCTACAACTCAAACTTCACCGTCCATGCTGGTTTTTGGAAGACAAATAAAATCCAGGCTTGATATGCTCATTCCCACTAGTATTCCAGAAGATTCATATCGTGAGGAGGTGGGTGATCGTCGTTTTGCTATAAATGATAGAGTGGCAGTGCGAGATTACTTAGGGTCTTCTAAATGGCAGTTCGGCACAGTAACAGAACAGATGGGTAAACTTCACTACATGATTGAGCTAGATGATGGTAGAATCTGGAAGCGTCACGTGGATCAGATGAGATCAGGTCCTGTTAAACCAAATATTGGAATCGACCCCGGAGTGAAGATCAACGATAGACCACGAGAAGTTACAGTACCTAGTTACTTGAATCAGCTAGTCTCCGATTACGAAAAAACAAATAAAGTCCAAACAACAACCATTCCCTCAACCCAGCCTGAGGAAGGCCATGCTGAATCTTCTAGAGAGACAGTTGAAGTGGTCCGGCGTGAAACAGGAAAGAAGCAGCAAGTTCCGGACAAATCAACTGTGGAAGTACCCCGTAGATCCACAAGAGTAAGCAAACCACCTACGCGATTAGATCTATGA
- the LOC131432863 gene encoding uncharacterized protein LOC131432863 isoform X1, which yields MAQMSMASIIEPYRKGTPFSDWIDRLEFCFTANNITADLKKAHFFTLSGPFVFAELKLLYPTGNLNDLSYEDMIKKLRTRLDKKPSGLVQRLRFSNRVQHPDESLEDYVLAVKLQAEFCSFDTFKDQAVRDRIISGITDTALQEKILNEEEDLSAEATEKIILTWQMAKSNAKSLGIGGKPETIASINPTNSPRGKVWQKLMNAYCNSQAANNFSTPNSSRGPVKSRLGYRQYGRGEIPKSHLNGSERLYERKKIDYSRLTCDFCGVKGHIKKKCFKLKNLKRDAVKFVDTYEKPGTSQSKSLNEIFSRMSTREDSEDEPDAGDVQYYNWKRAGNGTPFPNTD from the exons ATGGCTCAAATGAGCATGGCCTCGATTATCGAACCGTATAGGAAGGGTACGCCCTTTAGCGATTGGATAGATCGTTTGGAATTTTGTTTTACCGCAAATAATATTACTGCTGAtttaaaaaaagctcattttttcactcTGAGTGGTCCGTTTGTGTTTGCAGAACTTAAGCTTTTGTATCCTACGGGGAATTTGAACGATTTGTCGTATGAGGACATGATAAAAAAGTTAAGAACACGCCTTGACAAAAAACCGTCTGGTTTAGTACAGCGGTTGAGATTTTCGAATAGGGTGCAGCACCCTGATGAATCCTTAGAGGATTATGTCCTCGCAGTGAAGCTCCAGGCTGAATTCTGTTCTTTTGATACTTTTAAGGACCAGGCCGTAAGAGATAGAATTATCTCGGGTATAACAGATACAGCCCTACaggaaaaaattctaaatgagGAGGAAGACTTAAGCGCTGAAGCCACAGAGAAGATTATACTGACATGGCAAATGGCCAAGTCAAACGCCAAATCGCTGGGAATAGGGGGTAAACCTGAGACAATAGCATCGATTAACCCAACAAATTCTCCTCGTGGAAAGGTTTGGCAAAAACTTATGAATGCTTACTGCAATTCGCAAGCTGCTAATAATTTTAGCACTCCCAACTCATCCAGGGGTCCGGTAAAATCTAGATTAGGTTACAGACAGTATGGTCGAGGGGAAATACCCAAATCTCATTTGAATGGTTCGGAAAGATTATATGAACGTAAGAAGATAGATTATTCTAGATTGACATGCGATTTTTGCGGAGTAAAGggccatattaaaaaaaaatgcttcaaatTGAAAAACCTAAAAAGGGATGCGGTAAAATTCGTCGATACCTATGAGAAGCCTGGGACCAGCCAAAGCAAATCGTTGAACGAGATTTTCAGCCGGATGTCAACACGGGAGGACAGCGAAGACGAACCTGATGCAGGTGATGTTCAAT ATTACAATTGGAAGCGTGCCGGTAATGGCACACCGTTCCCAAATACGGATTAG
- the LOC131432862 gene encoding uncharacterized protein LOC131432862 — translation MSDERNNLTSGDNGRHCKRCDRVDADDDMVCCDMCESWIHFQCAGVSESIAEPDRSFKCSKCLADWDGESKSAVSFNESSVSKSSRASQKLQLSLQLLKEQQNLKKKRAEEERKSRKLEEEAKLKQIDEEQEYLRKRYALLLQIEEDKDSSRSSRKSGVSVKRRCEQLENWLNKGTQVDKTGQSKPTMSEQEVTLPVPVVCLQNDVQVSKPTSLVSTICTSTVPDILHPNPAVPVSSGSLGALAKSYELFASIPGNTTLNSCLVSTAVPATVVATISGNCITTVATASTSVSSIHAPVSTTFPNSNLPSITDALMHIAPVYSYPRMNNGQGLQLFTPMPSLQLSDRSVTNSRPVISSNTGIYSTVQYPSTSSAAVSGVPWLPEDPVLNNYPPASVPFSTVRSGAIPSAIPSSLGMYGNGNHVPVSVGPNSAQLAARQVMPRELPKFNGDPQEWPILYSSFKNTTDVCGYTDAENLARLQRSLGGPALEAVRSRLLLPASVPYVMGTLQKLYGRPEILISSLLKKVRNVPPPKSENLSSIVCYRLAIQNLVDHIVLAEQQAHLSNPMLLQELVDKLPTSLKMQWGTFKQAYTNVNLATFNDFMSGLVNLASELSIDVVSAQNYQQSQRAEKQKQKEELTWACRRINRTWTVQSRNPHKKRVLTVRKTTIRF, via the coding sequence ATGTCAGACGAACGAAATAATTTGACATCGGGTGATAATGGTAGGCACTGCAAGAGGTGCGATCGTGTCGATGCCGATGACGACATGGTATGTTGCGATATGTGTGAATCGTGGATTCACTTTCAGTGTGCTGGTGTAAGTGAATCTATTGCTGAACCGGATCGGAGTTTCAAGTGCAGTAAATGCTTGGCGGATTGGGATGGCGAATCAAAATCAGCTGTTTCTTTCAACGAGTCATCCGTCAGCAAGAGTAGTCGAGCATCGCAGAAACTACAGCTGAGTCTTCAACTTCTTAAGGAGCAACAAAACTTAAAGAAGAAGCGTGCAGAAGAGGAGAGGAAATCCCGGAAGTTGGAAGAAGAAGCGAAACTGAAGCAAATCGATGAAGAGCAGGAGTATTTAAGGAAACGATATGCATTGCTGCTTCAGATTGAAGAGGATAAGGATTCTAGCAGATCGAGTCGAAAAAGCGGAGTTAGTGTGAAGAGGAGGTGTGAACAGCTGGAGAACTGGCTTAATAAGGGAACACAAGTTGACAAAACGGGACAGTCGAAGCCTACAATGTCAGAACAGGAAGTTACCCTGCCAGTACCAGTCGTTTGCCTACAAAATGACGTTCAGGTATCAAAGCCAACGTCACTTGTCTCAACCATTTGTACTTCGACTGTTCCGGATATTCTTCATCCGAATCCAGCAGTTCCAGTTTCCAGTGGAAGTCTTGGTGCTTTGGCGAAATCGTACGAATTGTTTGCATCGATACCGGGAAACACGACGTTAAATTCGTGTTTGGTTTCTACGGCAGTTCCAGCTACAGTAGTAGCTACGATAAGCGGAAATTGTATCACGACGGTCGCTACTGCGTCAACGAGTGTTTCATCAATTCATGCACCAGTTTCTACTACGTTTCCAAATTCGAATCTACCCAGTATTACGGATGCTCTAATGCATATAGCGCCTGTCTATTCGTATCCGAGAATGAACAATGGACAAGGACTCCAGTTGTTTACTCCAATGCCTTCGTTGCAGTTATCTGACAGAAGCGTAACCAATTCAAGACCTGTTATTTCTTCGAATACAGGTATATATTCAACAGTCCAGTACCCTTCTACTTCTTCTGCGGCGGTTTCCGGAGTCCCTTGGTTACCGGAAGATCCCGTTTTGAATAATTATCCACCAGCAAGCGTGCCCTTTTCTACTGTAAGATCAGGAGCGATACCGTCTGCAATACCATCATCGCTAGGAATGTACGGAAATGGAAACCATGTTCCAGTTAGCGTAGGGCCTAATAGCGCTCAGTTGGCGGCTAGGCAGGTTATGCCACGCGAATTACCGAAGTTTAACGGAGATCCTCAAGAGTGGCCTATTTTATACAGTTCATTCAAGAACACAACGGACGTTTGTGGATACACCGACGCCGAGAATCTAGCAAGATTACAGCGTTCTTTAGGAGGTCCCGCCCTGGAAGCAGTAAGAAGTCGCTTACTTTTGCCAGCATCCGTTCCGTACGTGATGGGAACGCTACAAAAGCTCTATGGTAGACCCGAGATTCTTATCAGTTCTCTTCTGAAGAAGGTGCGAAACGTTCCACCGCCAAAGTCGGAAAACCTTAGTTCCATCGTCTGCTACCGGCTAGCAATACAAAATCTCGTTGATCATATTGTTTTGGCTGAGCAGCAAGCGCATTTGTCGAATCCGATGTTACTTCAAGAGTTGGTCGATAAATTGCCCACTTCGTTGAAGATGCAATGGGGTACGTTCAAACAAGCGTACACAAACGTCAACTTGGCGACTTTCAATGATTTCATGTCGGGACTAGTGAATCTAGCTTCCGAGCTGAGTATTGATGTGGTTTCCGCTCAAAACTATCAGCAGTCGCAAAGAGcggaaaagcaaaagcaaaaggagGAACTCACGTGGGCATGTCGCCGAATAAATCGAACATGGACAGTACAGTCGAGAAATCCACATAAAAAGCGTGTTCTTACTGTGAGAAAAACAACCATCAGATTCTAA